The Malus domestica chromosome 13, GDT2T_hap1 genome includes a window with the following:
- the LOC103451641 gene encoding uncharacterized protein, giving the protein MEEQGKNEERKKVMVAIDESEFSLYAFNWALENLRETIQSSQLVVFTAQPIDFASTYAASYGAAPAQLVTSLLENHKKVALALLERAKEICAKHGIVPETVTEVGDPKVVICEAVEKHNIQLLVLGSHGRGGIQRAFLGSVSNYCVHNAKCPVLVVRKQN; this is encoded by the exons atggaggagCAGGGAAAGAATGAGGAGAGGAAGAAGGTGATGGTGGCGATCGACGAGAGCGAGTTTAGCCTATACGCCTTCAATTGGGCGCTCGAAAATCTGCGCGAGACCATCCAGAGTTCGCAGCTAGTCGTCTTCACTGCACAGCCCATTGACTTCGCTTCCACTTATGCTGCCAGTTACGGAGCTGCCC CTGCTCAGTTGGTAACATCTTTGCTTGAAAACCACAAGAAGGTGGCGCTGGCTTTGTTGGAGAGAGCTAAAGAAATTTGTGCCAAACATGGG ATTGTTCCAGAGACAGTGACAGAGGTAGGCGATCCGAAGGTGGTGATATGTGAAGCAGTCGAGAAACACAACATCCAGTTGCTTGTGTTAGGCAGCCACGGTCGCGGAGGTATCCAAAG GGCTTTTTTGGGAAGCGTAAGCAATTACTGCGTACATAACGCTAAGTGTCCTGTTCTTGTTGTGAGGAAACAGAACTGA
- the LOC103451639 gene encoding uncharacterized protein gives MGEAIPRGEERMGEVVAKGAEKKVMVAIDESECSHYALMWVLDNLKDSITNSPLIIFMAQTPSNGNITFSASLGAARMYCPMSSSQEFVNSSQENQRKFALALLEKAKQICASRGVNAETVTEVGDPKEAICDAVKKHGIKLLVVGERGLGKIKRAILGSVSDYCVQHANCPVLVVKKSQADALA, from the exons ATGGGAGAGGCGATTCCGAgaggagaagaaagaatgggagAAGTGGTTGCAAAGGGAGCCGAGAAGAAGGTGATGGTGGCCATTGACGAGAGCGAGTGCAGTCATTACGCTCTCATGTGGGTTCTCGACAACCTCAAAGACTCCATAACCAACTCGCCCTTGATCATCTTCATGGCTCAGACTCCCTCCAACGGCAACATCACCTTCTCGGCGTCGCTCGGCGCTGCTCGCATGTACTGTCCTATGTCTTCCA GTCAGGAGTTTGTTAACTCTTCccaagaaaatcaaaggaagTTTGCGTTGGCACTGTTGGAGAAAGCTAAACAGATCTGTGCTAGTCGTGGG GTAAATGCTGAGACAGTCACAGAAGTTGGAGATCCGAAAGAAGCCATATGTGATGCTGTCAAAAAACACGGCATCAAGCTGCTAGTTGTAGGCGAGCGTGGGCTCGGAAAAATCAAAAG GGCAATTCTTGGTAGTGTCAGCGACTACTGTGTTCAGCACGCCAATTGCCCTGTCCTCGTCGTGAAGAAATCACAAGCTGATGCTCTTGCTTGA
- the LOC103451640 gene encoding endonuclease 2-like, whose protein sequence is MIQSEKIRHLLAAFFSILVSWEEGEAMEFGRIQIVVTLCSLLLLFPVIHGWGTDGHLTICRIAQSRLSTAAADAVKQLLPDYAQNDLGSLCIWPDHVKFIYHWSSALHFINTPDVCNYQYNRDCKDETGEKGRCVAGAINNYTTQLLTYSSHSSQPKYNLTQALLFLSHFIGDIHQPLHVGFGPDKGGNTIDVHWYTTKQNLHHIWDSNIIETAEERFYNSNVEELIDAIKQNITTEWSDQVKGWETCSLNKTACPDVYASEGIKAACDWAYKGANEGSVLEDEYFLSRLPIVHRRLAQGGVRLAATLNRIFG, encoded by the exons ATGATTCAATCAG AGAAAATCCGCCATTTATTAGCTGCATTTTTCAGTATTCTTGTTTCTTGGGAGGAAGGGGAAGCAATGGAGTTTGGCAGGATCCAGATTGTTGTTACCTTGTGCTCGCTGCTCCTTCTTTTTCCTGTGATTCATGGCTGGGGAACTGATGGGCATCTCACAATTTGCAGAATTGCTCAG TCTAGGCTGAGCACGGCGGCGGCGGATGCGGTAAAGCAACTGCTTCCTGACTATGCACAGAATGACTTGGGCAGCCTGTGCATATGGCCAGATCATGTCAAGTTTATTTACCACTGGTCATCTGCCCTTCACTTTATCAACACTCCTGATGTTTGCAATTACCAGTACAATA GGGACTGCAAAGATGAGACTGGAGAGAAGGGGCGTTGTGTTGCGGGGGCAATTAACAATTATACCACCCAGCTTCTCACGTACAGTAGCCATTCTTCTCAACCTAAAT ATAACCTCACGCAGGCGCTTCTATTTCTTTCCCATTTCATAGGAGACATCCATCAG CCTCTGCATGTAGGTTTTGGTCCGGACAAGGGAGGCAACACAATTGATGTTCACTGGTACACAACGAAGCAAAATCTTCATCAT ATATGGGATTCCAACATAATTGAGACAGCGGAAGAGAGATTCTACAATTCCAACGTCGAAGAACTGATTGACGCGATTAAACAGAACATTACG ACTGAATGGTCAGATCAAGTTAAGGGTTGGGAGACCTGCAGCCTAAACAAGACAGCGTGCCCCGACGT ATACGCATCTGAAGGCATCAAAGCAGCTTGTGATTGGGCATACAAGGGTGCAAATGAAGGTTCAGTGCTAGAAG ATGAATACTTCCTCTCCCGGCTACCAATAGTCCATAGGCGGTTAGCTCAAGGTGGCGTCCGTCTAGCAGCCACCCTCAACCGCATCTTCGGGTGA
- the LOC103423851 gene encoding uncharacterized protein, translating to MEIPVLNIITDLPSRLTSLPDPSFLWQSLSFPGIQNVSQAYSLWTWGALVLAILASFGTLIAIINIFVIGLRRLRILDPQPLNQQLHDGEYSDVSDDYDICSASSASSLSDEDLEPEISFDDESNSIGRDEQFHVKGSGYYGDGGVQNRNFRLLRRRSFGGHRFSWSDFTAGNSVVKLWDTSSPATFLSADPAPSGLVSLGVWDARVGCRIPAILAEWGPQIGRIVGVASGGVEKVYVKDGVTGHLTVGDVRKVASPLGSVTEADVDDTWWDADAVVVTDESAVSGCDSAVIRCCSAVRSYLL from the coding sequence ATGGAAATTCCGGTGCTCAACATAATTACTGATCTTCCGTCCCGCCTGACCTCGCTGCCGGACCCATCTTTTCTATGGCAGAGTTTGTCGTTTCCCGGAATCCAAAACGTCTCTCAAGCTTACAGTTTATGGACATGGGGAGCTCTAGTCCTCGCAATTCTAGCTTCCTTCGGCACCCTCATCGCTATAATCAACATTTTTGTCATCGGTCTCCGCCGCCTCCGGATATTAGACCCGCAGCCGCTTAATCAGCAGCTCCACGACGGCGAGTATTCCGACGTCAGTGACGACTACGATATCTGCTCTGCTTCTTCGGCGTCCTCCTTATCCGATGAAGATTTGGAACCCGAAATATCGTTCGACGACGAAAGTAATTCGATTGGGAGAGATGAACAATTCCACGTCAAAGGCTCGGGTTATTACGGCGACGGCGGAGTGCAGAATCGTAATTTTCGACTCCTCCGCCGCCGAAGCTTCGGAGGACATCGATTCTCGTGGTCCGACTTCACGGCGGGCAATAGCGTCGTAAAGCTCTGGGACACATCGTCGCCGGCCACGTTTTTGTCCGCGGACCCAGCCCCGTCGGGGCTCGTGTCTCTGGGTGTCTGGGACGCGCGCGTCGGATGCCGGATTCCGGCGATACTCGCGGAGTGGGGCCCGCAGATCGGGAGAATAGTTGGAGTGGCATCTGGTGGCGTGGAGAAAGTCTACGTCAAGGATGGCGTAACCGGCCATTTGACGGTCGGTGACGTGAGGAAAGTGGCGTCGCCGTTAGGGAGTGTAACGGAGGCTGACGTGGACGATACGTGGTGGGACGCCGACGCCGTTGTTGTGACGGACGAATCAGCGGTGAGTGGATGTGACTCGGCCGTGATACGGTGTTGTAGCGCGGTTAGGTCTTATCTGCTGTAA